The following are encoded together in the Chanodichthys erythropterus isolate Z2021 chromosome 16, ASM2448905v1, whole genome shotgun sequence genome:
- the iba57 gene encoding putative transferase CAF17 homolog, mitochondrial isoform X2 — translation MHCVRCMLTYSMFKAGHCMTSSFTDAVLGKSKPDVPAADKVLVLEQDPRTELMGWRMITSCQDNLHEIVSAYRQGNIEEYHRHRYEIGLPEGVRDLPPGEALPLESNLVYLQGISFSKGCYIGQELTARTHHTGVIRKRLMPVTMSAPAENLDQGAALETEGGRPAGKYRAGIDKLGLSLVRLAHAKESLKLKSSDETTVTLQATVPDWWPKNTEDK, via the exons ATGCACTGTGTGCGATGTATGCTCACATACTCAATGTTCAAGGCAGGACACTGTATGACATCATCATTTACAG ATGCTGTGCTGGGAAAGTCAAAGCCAGATGTTCCTGCAGCAGATAAAGTGTTAGTTTTGGAGCAAGACCCAAGAACTGAACTAATGGGCTGGAGAATGATCACCAGTTGTCAGGACAATCTACATGAGATTGTCTCTGCTTACCGACAGGGCAACATTGAAGAATACCACAGACATCGCTATGAAATTG GACTACCTGAAGGAGTCAGAGACCTTCCGCCAGGTGAGGCCCTTCCACTGGAGTCTAATCTTGTTTACTTGCAGGGAATTAGCTTCAGCAAGGGATGCTACATcggacaggaactaactgcaagAACTCACCACACTGGTGTAATAAGGAAGCGCCTAATGCCTGTTACCATGTCTGCTCCAGCTGAGAACCTGGACCAAGGGGCTGCTCTTGAGACTGAGGGGGGCAGACCAGCAGGGAAATACAGGGCAGGAATCGACAAGCTAGGACTGAGCCTTGTACGCTTGGCTCATGCTAAAGAGTCACTCAAACTTAAATCCTCTGATGAAACAACAGTTACTTTACAGGCTACTGTGCCTGACTGGTGGCCAAAAAACACTGAAGATAAATGA
- the iba57 gene encoding putative transferase CAF17 homolog, mitochondrial isoform X1, protein MQRVILFGSAFRAIVAGSDGLNAHYFFCTRHENVSRTQIRKHSQNQPTSNTGHFSCYSLPHRTLINVSGQDMNSFLQGIITNDMALLAQDALCAMYAHILNVQGRTLYDIIIYSLEGNPNGLNGVLLECDSIVQESIMRLLKVYKIRRKVNISLCPSLSLWALLPRNKDAVLGKSKPDVPAADKVLVLEQDPRTELMGWRMITSCQDNLHEIVSAYRQGNIEEYHRHRYEIGLPEGVRDLPPGEALPLESNLVYLQGISFSKGCYIGQELTARTHHTGVIRKRLMPVTMSAPAENLDQGAALETEGGRPAGKYRAGIDKLGLSLVRLAHAKESLKLKSSDETTVTLQATVPDWWPKNTEDK, encoded by the exons ATGCAAAGGGTGATTTTGTTTGGCAGTGCTTTTAGAGCGATCGTGGCAGGATCAGACGGACTTAATGCGCACTATTTTTTCTGTACGAGACATGAAAATGTGAGCAGGACTCAGATTAGAAAACACTCTCAAAATCAACCCACCAGTAACACAGGGCACTTTAGCTGTTACAGCTTACCACACAGGACTCTCATCAATGTGTCTGGACAAGACATGAATTCATTTCTTCAAGGGATAATAACCAATGACATGGCTCTTTTAGCACAGGATGCACTGTGTGCGATGTATGCTCACATACTCAATGTTCAAGGCAGGACACTGTATGACATCATCATTTACAG tTTGGAAGGAAACCCAAATGGACTTAATGGTGTACTTCTGGAGTGTGACAGCATTGTACAGGAATCCATTATGCGGCTTCTGAAAGTCTACAAGATACGTCGCAAAGTAAACATCAGCTTGTGTCCTAGTCTTTCACTTTGGGCTCTATTACCTCGAAATAAAGATGCTGTGCTGGGAAAGTCAAAGCCAGATGTTCCTGCAGCAGATAAAGTGTTAGTTTTGGAGCAAGACCCAAGAACTGAACTAATGGGCTGGAGAATGATCACCAGTTGTCAGGACAATCTACATGAGATTGTCTCTGCTTACCGACAGGGCAACATTGAAGAATACCACAGACATCGCTATGAAATTG GACTACCTGAAGGAGTCAGAGACCTTCCGCCAGGTGAGGCCCTTCCACTGGAGTCTAATCTTGTTTACTTGCAGGGAATTAGCTTCAGCAAGGGATGCTACATcggacaggaactaactgcaagAACTCACCACACTGGTGTAATAAGGAAGCGCCTAATGCCTGTTACCATGTCTGCTCCAGCTGAGAACCTGGACCAAGGGGCTGCTCTTGAGACTGAGGGGGGCAGACCAGCAGGGAAATACAGGGCAGGAATCGACAAGCTAGGACTGAGCCTTGTACGCTTGGCTCATGCTAAAGAGTCACTCAAACTTAAATCCTCTGATGAAACAACAGTTACTTTACAGGCTACTGTGCCTGACTGGTGGCCAAAAAACACTGAAGATAAATGA